TCAAGCAGTCTGTGTATTTTCTTAACGTGCTGCATGGATAAAAAACGTTTGACGATACCTGCTCAAGCTGCTTGGCGACACGTTTGTCTGAAACGAAAAGCCCTTCGGGGAGGAATTCTCTATATACGCAATGCTTGTTAGGCGCTATGAAGACAAAATACTCACAGCCATTTTTTTTACAAAAATCTACACGGGCATTGATGCTAGTGTTCCATCGTTGCAGCATTGCTGTCGACAGGTTTCTTCTTGCTGTTATCTGATCCAGAACCGGATTGGAGTCCCCACCTAAAAAAAGAAAACCATCCTTTCCCCGTATTGCCGTAATATCCATTCTGCAATCCTCAAACACATACCGAAATCACGACTTGGCAAAGTCAATATCGACGTACGTGTGGTTTGTTTTTCGAACTCGCATTCGCGTTCTCCCTACCAACTCTAACGGGGCTGGAGGGACAACCATATTAAAACGCCTCAAACAACGTCGGAACGGCAGGGCCCTGGCGGGGGGCACAGCCACGGGCGGCAGCTTGCCTGATTCGGCTTAATAACTTAAAGTGGACAGTTTCTCAAGCACCTGCTCCAACTCATCCATAGCGCCAAAAGCTCCGCACGAAGCTTCCGCCGTTCATCATTCTGGAATGATTTCGAATATTTATTGAATAAATTCAGAGGTTTAGGCAAATCAAGCTCGCCATTATCGTAAAATCCCCTCTTTCTGTCTACCACCTTACCGCCCCCAATGTACCGCCGTTCTGGTCCTGGCGCCAGAAGTGGCCCAGGAGAACTGGACCAGTCGCTAGAGCATATTAATTTTGAAAAGAGCTATACCCGCAGGAGGCAAACCACCCTTTTGCGTCCTGGGCTGTGACGGCATCCAGGGCCGTGGCAATGGCTTTGAGCAGTGTCTCTTGCGAACGAGCCTTTATGGATCGTAAGATCTGCTTTACTTTGCTCCACATCTTTTCAATGGGATTGAAATCAGGGCTGTATGCTGGCAGAAGAAGCACTCTTGCGCCTCGTTGTTCTATGAGTACTATAACTTTTTGGTCTTTATATGCAGAAAGATTGTCCATTACGACAACGTCGTCGTCGCGGAGGCGTGGTGCAAGCATTTTTTCTCTATTTATGCGGAAAATTTCAGCGTTAACAGCACCATCAAAGACAACGCATTCCGTACTTCCATCCAGTCGAATGGAAGACAGCATGGTCGTCGTTTTCCAATGGCCATGTGGGGCGGCGTCCACGCAACGATTGCCATAAAGCGCTCGACCATAGAGGCGGGTCATATTCGTTTTGGCGCTGGACTCATCCAGAAAGACAAGGCGCTCAGGAGGAATCTGTTGCACAGTTTCAGGCCACTTCTCACGCGCCTGTTTTACATCCTCCCGCTCTTGCTCAGCCGCGCGTAGCGATTTTTTTTATAGCTGAACCCGAGCGCTCGGATGGTATTGTGCACGGTGACAAGCGAGCATGTTTTTGCAAATCGTTCGCGGACTTGCTCAAGGGTAACGTCTGGATGTTCCTCCAGAAACGCAACAAGCTGTTCTCGCTCCTGGGGAGAGAAGGCCGCGGCCATGTGCCCTCTGCGGCGCGGCTCAAGCCTGTTCTCCTCTTTATATTCTCGGAGCCAGCGTTTGAGCGTGCTCGTGTGACATTCAAACATCCTGGACACGGTTTCCAGCGTCCCTTTGCCTGATAAGTATGCCTTTACCGCCAATTCTCGAACTTCTTTTGTTGCTATGCCCATGGCATGAGCATAGCACTATTGCTAGACTTTTTCAATATTAAAATGCTCTAATGAGCGGCTTGTCCCAGGCCTTGGCTTCCAATATGAATATGGGTATGTTGGGATTGGCTTTGACGCCCAGATAGTCAATGAATCTGGTCGTCTCTGCCTTGATACGCGCTTCCTCAGCGACATTCCCGCCCGCACCTCGGTCCCAGCCAAGCAATTGCAGCAGCCGGTCGAAAAAGAAAATCCGGGTATCATGCTCGTGAAACACGGCATCGCCAGCGCCAGCATAGGGGTTGATCGCCGGACGTGTTTGCTCATCCTCGATTGTTTTGAGCAACTCTTCGAGTCCAAGTCGAAACTCATTCTCGACGCGCCCCCTGTTCATTGCAGCAATTCCGGCAGACAATAGAGCAGGCGGCGCGCAGCGGGCCAGCCAGCGTTCATGAACATGTCGAGACAGTTGATCAACAAGCCACGCCGGCCTTCCTCCTCGAAGAGTTGCTTATGATCGGCGAGGAATATGCCAATGAGTTTGACAAACTGGTCCGCGCCGAGGGATTCGAACTGATAGCCCGTCTTGCGCCCACCGCCGAGCAGGGCGTGTGCTGTGAGGTCGAACGCACGTGCGGCATCGAACGGCCGCAGGAATTCCAGCAGGTTGAGCAGATTATAGACTGTGTGCGGCGTGGCATGATTGCCAATGATCTCCAGTGTATCCGCAATTTCGTCGAAGAACAGGCGGAGCCCCGCGCCTCCGAGGGCAGGCTCGGCCTCCTGGTCAGTATGGCTGGCTCCCGAGGCATAGTAGAGTTCGTGACAGACCGCATCAAGCAGCCTGGCCATGGCGCGCCCCTGCTCTTGCGCCGCCTCGTCAGGCTTCTTGATTGCAAAATAGTCAGCAAGGCCGCCGTCCGCCGCCTGGGCCACCGCATGCACAAGCGCCTGGGAGCGATGTCGAATCGCATTCTGCTCCGTATCCTCATTCGCCTTGCCGTCGAGGCCGAGCACCAACGCCTTGCGAAGTGTCCCGAGGACGTTACAGAGTTCGGGGAGATGCTCGGTCGGCATCGCGATCCAGCCGTCTATCACCGCATGGGCGGCCTGCCGCTCATGGGTCACCCAGAGAATCGTGAGCGAATTTGCGAGCGACTTGCGCATTCGCGCTTGCTTATCGGGCGCATCCGCAAAGCGCCCCAGGAGCCCAAGCGCCAACTGCAGCACCCGATCCGGCGCATGAGGAACAAAACGGCAGAGCACGTCCGGCATAACATGGTCGAGCACGCCCAGGTTGGTCTCCACATCGAAACGTGCCGACAGCCGTCGCCAGAATCCTTCAGTATCAAGTGCACTGATTCGCGGTAGATAAAGCGCCGCCATGAGCCGTACCGCCGGGTGCGGATCCTGAAGTAACGCATCGATTCGCAGTGCGAGCGCAGAGTACAGGTCGGGCCGTCCTCGCGAGAGAGCAAGCGCGAGCTTGGCGGCGTCGACACGTGGCGCGGGCGAGCCCCACGATGCGCCACGTTCAAAATTCGCCTCGGTGTCCTCTTCCGTTTGAGGACCTTGCGATGTCGCCACCAGCGTGAACAGATCGATTAAACGCGTGGTCGAAACGGGGTCCTCGGCCCTTGGCGTCTCCTTGCGCTCGATCAGGCGATCAAGGGCGCGAGCGATCTGGCCCTCGGCGTGGTCCACAAGATCGGGATGCTGCGCGTCGCGATCAATCGTTGAGGCCAGCCGTTCCAGCACATCAAGGGTTTCCTGGAGCGGGACCGGCGTTGCCTCTCTCGCATCCCGCTCAAGCTCGAGTTGGTCCTCGACGGTGTCAATCGCCGCCATCAGCGACTGGTTGGCAGGCAGGTCGCGGTCGAGCTCAAGGATCCAATCATAGGGCTTTGGGGAACCATCAATGCTGTGGATGGTATACAGTCGTTCATTGCGCACATCGTCCGCGGCCTTTGGCTCATCCACAACGGACCGTGCGTGGTCGGTCAGCAGCCGTTCCCGCCCAATTGCACCGAACAGCCAGCGCTCGAAGCTCTCGCGAGCGCCATCCGGCGACTGGAGTCGGGAAAAGTCAAATGCGGGCACTCCTGTCTCGAAGTCTCGACGCGCTGATTCACTCAGCCGATCATACCCGGCGGCCACTGCGTCCACGGCATCCCTCCACGTGTCGGGCAGTGTGAGGAAGGCCTCCTGCATCGCCAGGGGCAGCACGAGATCCAGCACTTCGTCGCGCCGTTCGCTTGCGACCATGAACAGGCGGGACCAAAAGATGGCGAGGCTTGCTTTCTCGACAAGGCATTCCACAACCGGCCGCGCTGCTGTTGCGTCGCTGCTTCGCAGATAGTCGAGCAGCGTCTTGACGAGGGCCTCGCCATCATCACGAGATTCCTGATCAGGGTCGCTGGCCCAGATGTAGCTCCAGTCTTCGCGCAGCCGGACCGTTCGTGATTCGAGCGTGATGCTGACATCCAGCCATTCGGATTTGCGGGGATTCTCGCGCGCGACATAGGCTTCGGTGGCCTCAAGAATCGCATCAACCGCTTCCTTGGGATGGAGCGCAAGAAACGTGGGCACAAATTCGGTGAGCGCATGGCAGGCCGATTCATAATCCTGGCGGGCATTGGAGCGCAGGGCCAAGATCTGGCTGTCCCCCAACATGGTTTCGCGATCATCTGTGACGACGTATGCGAAGACGTGCTGATAGATCTGCCGGGCAAAGGCAGGATCATGCGTGGCAATTTCTTTTATCCTGCGGCACAGCGCCGGCACCTCCTCGGGGGCAAAGCGCTCAAGGCGGGCAGGATCAAAGACGCGTTCAAGCAGACAGCGCGAGACCTCCGGATCGGTGTCATAGGTGCCGCCCACAAAGTTGATCGCCGCGATGACCAGATTGCGGGGTTCGTCGAGGGTCAAGGCATGGTCAAGCAGCGCGCGGGCTGCGATCCCAAGATCTGCGCGTTCCTGCTCGTCGGAAACCTTCCCGAGGAAGCAGAGCAGCAAGAACCGCATGACTTCGGAGACCGGAGACACATTCGCGGCAAGATCGCGCAACAATCGCACCCATGGCGCAAGGGGCGTTTCCGGATGGTCTTCGAGCCGGATGGCCAGTGCGCCGCTCAAGTGCACCAGTGCCTGCACCGCAAGATCATCTGCCTTGACAGCACGCTGCGCAAGTATGGCTACATCACTCGGCGACAGCGGATATTCGGCGCAGATCCGCCCGGTCGCGCCACGGATCACCGGGTCGCCGTTCCCGTCGGCCAGAATGCGAGCCGCCGCTGTCCAGAACCTCGCCCGGGTTTGGTCGGCATCCCAGATTTCGTGCAGCACGAATGCCAACGCAGGAGCGAGCATCAGCCCGCGAGCGTCAGCCTTGGGGAAGCTGAGCGAGCCATCTACCAACTGTTCCGGATCCAGATACTCTCGGGACACGGCATAATCGAAAAGAACATGGTGGCGGAATTGAATTTGGCGGTCACCGTTAATCGAGACCAGCACTCCCTTGCGCTTCAGGGCATCAACGGTTGCCGGCTCAGATCCCGCCGCTGTGGAAAAAGCCGCCCGAAGGACTCGCCCCTCGACCATTTCATGCACCATGCGATGAATGCAGGCTTTTGCAGGAGCCCCGAGCGCATTGACGCGGTGATCCCAGTAAAGCTTCAACAATGCTGTTTGCGAAGCAATGTGCGAGAAGTCGGCAGTGACCAGGCCGTCCTTGATCAACTCGCACAGCAGACGCGTGTTGAACGGGACTGCCGCAAGATCGCGCAGTGCAGGGGGCGCATGTTTGAGCGCGGCTTGGAGGGCCGGTGTCTGGTCGAGCAGCTTCTGAAACTCGGTGGGAGACCAGGACGGCACCTGCACGTGCCGAACGGTTTGAAAGCCCTGCGCCTGGAAATCTGCCGCAGGCGGGGCTCCCTTGAACAACGTTCGGTACTGTTGCCCCATCCGCAGGTCAAAGGTGCGTATGGAGGCAATGACACGCCAGCGTCCTTTCCGCTCCATGATGCGCTCAATGAGCTTGCGAAAGACGCCTTCCTCTTTATCCCCGCGGGCTGCGTCCAACGCATCGATGATCAGCCAGCCCGGACCTGCACCGTCCCAGGCGTCGAGGGTCTCAATCAGCCCATGCTCTAGCTCAAGTTCATTCTTGAGGCCTTCGAGGGTCTCGACCGAATGCCTGTCGACCGCCAGTTCAAGCACGTCATGCTTGCGAGCCCGCAGCTCGCGAGCAAGCGCGTTCAGCACGCCACTTTTCCCGGCTCCCGGCTCGCCCACGATGAGGAACGGCCCCTCAAGCGCCGCGGCCAGGATCGCCTCCTCGCATTCTCGCTTGATTGTGACAGGCTGGCCGTCCGCCGCCTCGATCGTCTCGTAGCGCTCCAGCATCTTGGCCGTTTCAGCGCTATGGTTGCGCAGCCGCTCGATATCGCGCTTGAAGTTCGGCGGTGACGGCAGCGTCAGACCCCGCGCAAAAAGGTCCCTGCGGAGCGTGGTAAAATCCACTCCCCCGCGCTGCGCCATCAACTCGCCGCACAGCGCCACAAGGCCAGCCACCAACGCCCGGGCATGTGCTGTGTGGGGGGTGTCGAAGGCCTGGAACACGGCAGCAGCTTCCTGTTCGAGACTCGCAGGATCGAACTGAAATATTCGAACCAAGCCTGCCAGCGTGTTGGCGAACCCGTGCTCCAACGGCGCGGAGGTGGTGCTTTTCCATGTGCTTTCGACAACGGCAGAGAACTGCGAAAAGGCTTTGGTCTGCTCCTTATTCAGCGCCCCGCCGCCCGGCTGCGAGGCGAGTCGAAGGGCATTCGCCAGCGTGAGCACCACCGTTTTAGGCGCAGTTGGGCCAACGGCCAGCACCAGACGATCAAGATGCGGATCCAGTGGACGTTTCCATTGCCGTGTTCCATCGCCGGACAGGCAAGCCAGCCAAAGCCGGACAAACTGGGCTATCGTCTTGCCCAGGGGGCTTACCGGATCTGATGAGAGCGACACGTCGGTCTTTGCCTGTATTGCAACAAAGCCGTCTGCGGATGTTGCAATCAGCATATCATCGACCGACGCTTCTGTTTCAAAGCGCATCCACACGGGTGTGGCGTCGCCCAGCTCGAGAATCGCGGGTAATGGCCGCTGGGCCAAAAGTTTGCAGCCGATGAGCGCGCCCAAGCGTTGTTGAAACAGGATGCCAGCGCTCGTCGCGGCGCCGCCACCGCCGACCCGCTGGGACGTTTGACCCGTCATGTTCACGTCGCGGTCCTTTGCTTCACGCTTTTTCCGTTTTCCACTACGCGTGATTGCGTACCGTAGTCAATCCTGCCTCACCCCTGCAGACGCCTATAATAGCGAGGGCAGATTTGTGGGGGAGTTCCGTAGCGCCTGAGCAATTCCTTCGGGAGAGGGAGACTCATTGCGCAAACGAGGGGAATCGCAATCTATATTTCAGACCAATCAAGTCAATTTGCCCCAAACGGCACGTTCGTTGGTAGTACCCCTTCATACGACGCCCACCGGCCGCAACTGCTCCCGTTGTGATTACACCATGACTGTGCCCGCCAATGATGGAAAGGGAGGCAATGGTATGCATTGCTCCAATTGTAGCCGCTACCAAGTCTTTAAGAACGTCTGTCGTGGCTGCGGCGCACGCTATGAGTAGCATACACTGCACAGTGTTATACAGGAAGATGGGTTTTCGTCTGCTTTGGACAGGATTTTCCGACCATACCACCGCATCGGGTTTTTTTTGGCAAACTGCGATCCGTAGTTGCCGCTCGCCCGGGGAATTCCGCTTGACAATGAAGGCATTGATAAGACAGATAAATTCACGCCGGAATGCGTCTCTCTGCGGTTGAGGGCACACGGTTAGGCCACACGATTAGGCCACACGGCCCCTGGAACTGCGGTGCGACATATGGCTATGATGAACCTTGATGTCTTTTCACAACAGTTGCTGCGATTTTACGACACGTGCCTCTCGGAGCATGGGGACACTGCGCGCGGGGCTGGCTGGCCGAACGAGACGGACCGCGGACGCAGATTCCGTATCGGATGCGAAATCATTGCGCAATTTGGCGGAGGTGACTCTGTCACGGTCTGCGATCTTGGCTGCGGCACTGGTGAATTGTACGGCCACATCGTGCGGAACGGCCTCGACAACATTTCGTATACCGGCGTCGATCTGTCCTCTGCCGCATTGCAGTACGCCACCGAGAAGTTTCCGGCAGCCAATTTTTTGCAGCTCGATGTCCTGCAGTGTTCAGATGAGCTGCTGCAAGCAATCAATTGCGATTTCATCTTCGCCAATGGCCTCTTTACAGTCAAAAACAGTGCCAGCCACGCGACGATGTTCCGCTTCATGACCGCGACGCTCGAACGGGTATGGCCCAAGGCCCGCCGCGGCATCATCTTTAATGTGATGTCGAAGGTCGTCGACTGGGAGCGCGAGGATCTCTTCCATGTATCATATGATGAGCTTGCCGAATATCTTCACCGACTGGCCGGACGTTTCATTGGGTTCCGAGCCGATTATGGCCTCTATGAACTGATGGCCTACGCGGTGAAGCCGGGAGCGGCGTCGCGGCAGGCCGTCTGCCGGCCAATTCCCCCACAGGCTGCATGGATCCCTGTCTTTCGCCCGGCCCTGCCAACCGCCGAACGCCTCGCCCCATTTCTTGCGATAATCGACCAGACCCGGCAGTATTCCAACTACGGCGGCCTGGTCGGACGGTTCGCGAAGCGCCTCTCGGAAACGTTGGGCCTTGGGGCGGACGGGGTACGCCCCGCTGTCTCCGGCACCCTGGCTCTGCTTGGAGCGATTCTTGCCAGTGCCGGACGGGCGAGTCCGGACCGTCCGTTGGCGCTTTGTCCGGCCCATACCTTCGTCGCCACAGCCAATGCGGCCGAGATGGCCGGGTACCAGCCGTATTTTGTTGATGTGGACGTCAATTCCTGGCTCTTCGAGCCGGCCATGGCCCGAAATCATCCCGCGCTGGACAGGGTGGGCTTGGTTCTGGCGGTGGCTCCTTACGGGCAGGGCGTCGAACAGGCGGCATGGGCGGCATTCTCTCGCGACACGGGTATTCCCGTGGTCATCGATGGCGCCGCCACCTTTGAACGATTAGCCGCATTTCCAGGGGAGTTGGTCGGACAGGTTCCGGTCGCCCTCAGCCTGCATGCGACCAAGACCTTCAGCACAGGCGAGGGCGGAGCGGTGGTCTGTGCTGACCGGGGCCTCCTCGATCGTGCGACAGCAGCGCTGAACTTCGGTTTCAATGGCGAACGCATCAGCAGCATGCCAGGGACCAACGGCAAGATGAGCGAGTATCACGCCGCCGTCGGATTGGCAGCGTTGGAGGCTTGGCCCGAAACGCAAGCCGCCTTCGACAAGGCGGCGTACACGTATCGGCGTCAGGCTGAAGCGGCAGGGTGTGGAGACCGAGTCGTCACCGCCCCTCGCATCGCCTCCTGTTACACGCTCTATCATGCCCGGGATGCAGTCGAGGCGGCGGCCGTTGAGAACGCTTTGCACGCAGCACGCATAGAATACAGGCACTGGTATGGCCCCGGCCTGCACCTGGAACCTGCGTTCCGGAGCGCGCCCCGCGACGAGCTGCCCAATACGGAACAACTGGGCCGTTGCCTCATTGGTCTGCCCATGGCGCCCGATCTGTCGACGCAGGAGATTTTTCGAATCGTGGCCGCTCTTGATGCAGGGTTGCGGGGAATTTCAGGTCATGACGAGGAGGGCAACAATGGCTGACGTGGTGCTTTTTGGCGCAGGGCAGATCGCGGATGTCGCACGCGTCTATATGGACACTCATGGCCCGGATCGAATCGTCGGCTTTACCGCGGATGCGGCGTACTGCACAGCCGAGACCTTTGCCGGTCGGCCGCTGGTCCCCTGGGAGGACCTTGAGCGCCATTTCCCGCCGGATCAGGTGCAACTGCTTGGTCCCCTCAGCTTTCGCAGGCTCAACGAATTTCGCCGGGCGCGCTACCTGGAAGGCAAGGCTCGCGGTTACGCCTTCACCTCCTTCATTCACCCCGCTTGCCATAACTATGCGCAGTCCATTGGCGAGAATTGTTTTATCCTGGAGGAGAACACGTTGCAGCCCTTTGTGTGCATCGGCAATAATGTCATGCTTTGGAGCGGCAACCACATTGGCCACCATACGCGGATCGAGGACCACTGCTTTCTGGCCGGGCATGTCGGCGTGGCGAGCAATGTGGTCATTGAGGAGGGCTGCCTCATCGCAGGCTGTGGCGGTGTCAATTATGGCGTGCGGCTCGGAGCCTGGAGTTTTGTCGGTATGGGCGCCATCATCCGAAGAGACCTCCCCCCGGAGAGTGTGACGCCCCCTACGCCGCACCCCCGCATTGCGCCGTATTCCAGCCGGCGGATACGGAGGCTGTTCTGATGTCCTGCCATGTGGCCACGGTCTGGCGGCGGATGCGCCGCATCATCGGCCCGGCAGAGTATCTCCCATGGAACAAGAGCCGTGTCGGACTCCCAGTCTGCCTGCCGTGCGACGAGCACTGCTGGCGTATCTGGTTTTCCGCATGCAACGAGCAGGGACAAAGCGATGCCTTGTGCGTGGACGTCGATCCATCGGATGCCATGAATATCCTGGCGTTTCGCCAGTGCCCCGGACTTGAACGCGGCGGGGACGGAGCGTTCGACAGCGCCGGCTTGATGCCGGGGTGCGTCCTCGCGGTCGATGGCTGCATCCTGTTGTGGTATTCCGGCATGCGTCTGCGCCAGGATGTGCCGTATGAACTAGCCATCGGGCTGGCTATCAGCGAGGATGGTGGCGTCAGTTTCCGCAAGGTGAGCGAGGCCCCTGTATTGACTGCCGGACCAGACGATGCCGGTCTCGCCCACAGCCCCATGGTCGTCCACCACCCTGACGGCTTCGAAATGTGGTATGCCGGCGGTACTGAATGGACATCGTTCGAGGGCCGTGTCAATCCACAGTATTCCCTGCGTTGCGCCCATTCTCCTGATGGCATTCACTGGACGCCAGCCGGTCCGGTTTTTGCCCTTGCGGAACAGGGAATTGGCGCTGCCGGGCGGCCATGGTTCGTCGCCTCGGAGCGGCCAAGGCTGTTTTTCGATGTCCGTGGGGCGAATCGCTTTCGCGAGCCAACCTCTGGGGAAGCCTATCGTCTGCATCATGCGCCACTGCACGGCAAGACGATACGACCAGCTGAGATAGAGCCGGTGGTGTTCACCCCGGTACCGACAGCCGATGATTGGGACGGCTGGATGCAGGCCTATTGCTGCATCGTCCCATTCCGGGATTCGCACATCATGTTCTACACCGGCAATGGCTTTGGTCGTGCCGGCTTTGGCTATGCAGTGGCCGAGCCGGTCTCCGGTGCTGAACAGATCCCAGACCGTGGACGATCGTGACCATGGCCTGCAGACATGCCCACCGGATCCGCCGACGCATTGCGGTCATGCAGCCGTACTTTTTTCCCTATGCCGGCTACTTCCGCCTTCTGGCAGGCGTAGACTGTTTTGTGCTGCTCGACTGCGTCCAGTTCAATCGGCGTGGCCGGGTGCACCGCACTGAAGTCCCGGCCCCGGCCGGGGGAACGCAATGGCTTACCCTGCCCCTGGCTCGGCAGCCGCGCGAGACGTGCATCCGCGACCTAGCCTTTGCGGCCGATGCCCGATCGGCCTTTGATGCTCGCTTGCACCGGCATCCTTGGCTGGCCGCTGGTTCCGGGCCTGCCTCGGACCGCGTCCGGGCCTTCCTGGGCTCCCCCCTGCTGCGGGTAATGGATTTTATCGAAGCCGGTGTGCATCTTGTCGCGGATTTGCTGGATCTGCGACCCGAAATCATCCTGGCGTCGACGCTGGAGCTTCCGCCCGACGTCCGCGGCCAGGATCGGATCATCGCCATTGTCAAGGCGCTGCAGGGAACGGAATACCTCAACGCCCCCGGTGGCCGAAGCCTCTATGACTCCCAGGCCTTCGAACAAGCAGGGCTGCAGCTCGAATTCCTGCCACCGTATGGAGGGGATTTTCCATTGCTGTTGCCAGCACTTATGTCCGTGGATCCTCGGGAGATCCAGGCCGACATCCGCCGAACAATGCGGGCCCCCATGGACATTGATTTATACGAGCATAACAGCTCGCTAAATAACGTACATTGCACTCCAGGACGGCGCGCCGGATGCGATGATTCTGCCAGAAATCATTAAATTCACTTCAGCGATTTCTGGATTGAAAAAGTCCATGGAGGATTTTTTCAACACCCTGATAAGGTTTCGTGACAACAATTTGAAAGACGCGGGTTCGAAATGAAACTGGTTGCGCAAGTGATAGCAGGCAACTCGGCGCATGATCTCATTGGATGCTTTGCCCATCATAGAAGCATGGGCGTGGATGCGTTCATCGTCTGTCATTGGCATTCGGATGACAACACGCCAGAGCTGCTGCAGACCCTGGAACGGGAGCACGCCGATATCACGGTTGTGCAGCTTCCGGGGAACCTGGAACAAATTCTGGACGCTGAGCGGGCTACACTGGATCTGGCACGCAGGAAATACGACGCCGACTGGATCATCCGAATCGATTCCGACGAACGCTGGCTTGTGCAACGCGGATCGCTCAAAGAGGCCGTGGCCAAGGAGACCCAGACGGCATCAATCACAGCGCCGCGCTATAATATTGTCTGGCCCACGCCGGAAGCAGCGGCGCAGGCGGACATCTCGTCAACAATGGCGTTGCGGGAACTCCCACTGGCCGTATTTCCGGTGACCATTGACCCGGCCGAGCGCAGCACCCTTGGAGGCATACCCTGGGTGCTTACACGCGTGGGGCCAAAATGCTGCATGCGCGCCTGTGAGTCCCTTGATTTCAACGTAGGCGGCCATGCGGTCATCAACCGGGTGAACAAACAGGGTATTCCGACTTCCGTCGCGACTGATATCGTCATTGCTCATATCGCTTTCACCACACTCGCTCGATTTGAAATCAAGATGCGTGCTGTCTCGATGATCGTC
This sequence is a window from Megalodesulfovibrio gigas DSM 1382 = ATCC 19364. Protein-coding genes within it:
- a CDS encoding WbqC family protein, producing MQPYFFPYAGYFRLLAGVDCFVLLDCVQFNRRGRVHRTEVPAPAGGTQWLTLPLARQPRETCIRDLAFAADARSAFDARLHRHPWLAAGSGPASDRVRAFLGSPLLRVMDFIEAGVHLVADLLDLRPEIILASTLELPPDVRGQDRIIAIVKALQGTEYLNAPGGRSLYDSQAFEQAGLQLEFLPPYGGDFPLLLPALMSVDPREIQADIRRTMRAPMDIDLYEHNSSLNNVHCTPGRRAGCDDSARNH
- a CDS encoding glycosyltransferase family 2 protein, producing the protein MKLVAQVIAGNSAHDLIGCFAHHRSMGVDAFIVCHWHSDDNTPELLQTLEREHADITVVQLPGNLEQILDAERATLDLARRKYDADWIIRIDSDERWLVQRGSLKEAVAKETQTASITAPRYNIVWPTPEAAAQADISSTMALRELPLAVFPVTIDPAERSTLGGIPWVLTRVGPKCCMRACESLDFNVGGHAVINRVNKQGIPTSVATDIVIAHIAFTTLARFEIKMRAVSMIVDAAPANRNPNLGWHWVRLAEIFKQGPAAVEAEWRRQFMTPEAAEQLVGREVVVPGDRVFELARTLA